A single Hyperolius riggenbachi isolate aHypRig1 chromosome 12, aHypRig1.pri, whole genome shotgun sequence DNA region contains:
- the LOC137541067 gene encoding uncharacterized protein, whose translation MTGAPSHLPQECLASLPQGSHTSLPQECTASLPQEYPASLPQGCHASLPQECTTSLPQECQSSLLQECTAALPQEYHASLPQEWSAVDAGDAEVAGDAEVAREAEVASYAVDAGDAEVAGDAEVARKAENAGESVDAGDAEDAGDAVDAGDAEDTGDAEVAGDAEDAGDAEDAGDAEDAGDAEVAGDVEDAGESVDARDAEDAGDAEDAGDAEVAGDAEVAGVAREAEDAGDAEVTGDAEVAGVAEVAREAENAGDAVDAGDAVDAGDAEDAGDAEIAREAEDAGDAEDAGDAEVAGEAEDAEDAVDAGDAEVAGDAEVAGEAEDAGDAVDAEDAGDAEVAGDAEDAVDAEDAGDAVDAGNAEVPGDAEVAGVCRGCRGSRGCWGCSGCWGCRGCWECSG comes from the exons atgacg GGTGCCCCGTCTCACCTGCCCCAAGAGTGCCTCGCCTCCCTGCCCCAaggaagccacacctccctgccCCAAGAGTGCACCGCCTCCCTGCCCCAAGAGTACCCCGCCTCCCTGCCCCAAGGATGCCATGCCTCCCTGCCCCAAGAGTGCACCACCTCCCTGCCCCAAGAGTGCCAGAGCTCCCTGCTACAAGAGTGCACCGCCGCCCTGCCCCAAGAGTACCATGCCTCCCTGCCCCAAGAGTGGAGTGCAGTGGATgctggggatgcagaggttgccggggatgcagaggttgccagGGAAGCAGAGGTTGCCAGTTATGCAGTGGATgctggggatgcagaggttgccggggatgcagaggttgccagAAAAGCAGAGAATGCTGGGGAATCAGTGGATGCTGGGGATGCAGAGGATGCTGGGGATGCGGTGGATGCTGGGGATGCAGAGGATactggggatgcagaggttgctggggatgcagaggatgctggggatgcagaggatgctggggatgcagaggatgctggggatgcagaggttgctggAGATGTAGAGGATGCTGGGGAATCAGTGGATGCTAGGGATGCAGAGGATGCTGGGGATGCAGAGGATgctggggatgcagaggttgctggggatgcagaggttgccggGGTTGCCAGGGAAGCAGAGGATGCTGGGGATGCAGAGGTTaccggggatgcagaggttgccggAGTTGCAGAGGTTGCCAGGGAAGCAGAGAATGCTGGGGATGCAGTGGATGCTGGGGATGCAGTGGATGCTGGGGATGCAGAGGATGCTGGGGATGCAGAGATTGCCAGGGAAGCAGAGGATGCTGGGGATGCAGAGGATgctggggatgcagaggttgccggTGAAGCAGAGGATGCTGAGGATGCAGTGGATgctggggatgcagaggttgccggggatgcagaggttgccggggaagcagaggatgctggggatgcagtagatgcagaggatgctggggatgcagaggttgccggGGATGCAGAGGATGCTGTGGATGCAGAGGATGCTGGGGATGCAGTGGATGCTGGGAATGCAGAGGTTcccggggatgcagaggttgccggGGTTTGCAGAGGTTGCCGGGGAAGCAGAGGATGCTGGGGATGCAGTGGATGCTGGGGATGCAGAGGATGCTGGGAATGCAGTGGATga
- the PIRT gene encoding phosphoinositide-interacting protein isoform X2: MDKTGEHIALSEYSLGEQSSSESKDLVTSRTESTLYSSSRSESMWTTVHRSAWDTYQKPIVIMSIGGSVFLLGIILTSMYFVYTTTAPISKNVGPVALSIGLMVLIVGLVWVPIIRKKRKQKSGSRLFNHSRQFFHF, translated from the coding sequence ATGGACAAGACAGGGGAACACATTGCTCTCAGCGAGTACAGCCTTGGAGAACAGTCATCTTCTGAATCCAAGGACCTGGTCACCAGCAGGACTGAAAGCACCCTGTACAGCTCCTCTAGAAGTGAGTCCATGTGGACTACAGTACACCGAAGTGCCTGGGATACGTACCAAAAGCCCATCGTCATCATGTCCATCGGTGGATCTGTCTTCCTTCTAGGGATCATTCTCACCTCCATGTACTTTGTCTATACAACCACTGCTCCAATCTCCAAAAACGTCGGGCCTGTAGCCCTCTCCATTGGATTAATGGTTTTGATTGTTGGTTTGGTTTGGGTTCCCATCATCAGAAAGAAGAGGAAACAGAAATCAGGGTCTCGACTTTTCAATCACTCTCGTCAGTTTTTTCATTTCTGA